One segment of Leptospirillum ferrooxidans C2-3 DNA contains the following:
- a CDS encoding outer membrane protein assembly factor BamB family protein, with amino-acid sequence MKELKKFLTLQVAGAFFLAVLLVPATTGKASAESEQWSVPVAPGGPFDRVYYPQNAPVGPDTHFGPRSWTQMNLGPKHNAAVDISEKSPEWFHRGVFWRYAEARAWPLSRKIAFGAKTYGEVEAGAVQTQFYGNALGVSEVDGVVYAESDDMFAYALNARTGQLIWRTSPVGNHLMGNPLVKGHFVYLASGGVGFNFANVVRFSKKGRAVRGMDVSYNGIYALDRTDGHLIWHRGSVGEAMPTPAIDGNVLYFATGSGSVHALDRRTGRPLWTTHLKGNDNMSSPAIDHGQLFLAMATPPRLYSLSAKTGKLLWSRTIKGAANTGMGDVSPAVGNGIVIMDTVTNPAMIHGKPTLDPVVEAFDAKTGKSLWVRSLGRGPKPPAFKGGVPMIHENTVYVGSPVNGAYEALDLATGKLLWRWSRIKAARGAPTFYKNRLFISGEDILYMLDPRTGKETGSVKIGGRMGIVSPTIVGGTAYLANTWDWIVAVPVGKFVNP; translated from the coding sequence ATGAAAGAATTGAAAAAATTCCTAACATTGCAAGTAGCGGGAGCTTTTTTCCTTGCAGTCCTTTTGGTCCCGGCCACGACGGGAAAAGCAAGCGCTGAATCCGAACAATGGTCGGTGCCTGTGGCTCCAGGGGGGCCTTTTGATCGAGTCTACTATCCCCAGAATGCTCCTGTCGGTCCGGATACCCATTTTGGTCCCAGAAGTTGGACACAGATGAATCTGGGCCCAAAACACAACGCTGCCGTTGATATTTCCGAAAAATCCCCCGAATGGTTTCATCGGGGAGTTTTCTGGCGCTATGCCGAAGCACGTGCATGGCCCCTTTCCAGGAAAATAGCTTTTGGAGCCAAAACCTATGGTGAGGTTGAAGCAGGGGCAGTTCAGACACAGTTTTACGGGAACGCACTTGGAGTCAGCGAAGTCGACGGGGTTGTTTACGCAGAAAGCGATGACATGTTCGCTTATGCCCTCAATGCCCGGACCGGGCAACTGATCTGGAGAACGAGCCCGGTTGGAAACCACCTGATGGGCAATCCTCTGGTCAAGGGTCACTTTGTCTATCTCGCTTCGGGAGGTGTGGGTTTCAATTTTGCAAACGTTGTCCGGTTTTCCAAAAAAGGGCGAGCTGTTCGGGGTATGGATGTGAGCTATAACGGGATCTATGCCTTGGATCGGACAGATGGCCATTTGATCTGGCATCGAGGGTCCGTTGGTGAGGCGATGCCCACACCCGCCATTGATGGAAACGTTCTGTATTTTGCAACAGGCTCAGGGTCTGTTCATGCTCTGGACCGGAGAACCGGACGACCTCTTTGGACAACTCACCTCAAAGGGAACGACAATATGTCGAGTCCGGCGATCGATCATGGGCAACTTTTTTTGGCCATGGCGACTCCACCGAGGCTCTATAGCCTTTCAGCCAAAACCGGGAAGCTCCTCTGGAGCCGGACGATCAAGGGAGCGGCCAATACTGGAATGGGCGATGTCAGCCCTGCCGTCGGCAATGGGATTGTCATCATGGACACCGTCACCAATCCGGCGATGATTCATGGAAAGCCCACACTCGATCCTGTGGTTGAGGCATTTGATGCCAAAACGGGAAAGTCGCTATGGGTCCGTTCCCTCGGTCGTGGTCCCAAGCCGCCTGCTTTTAAGGGAGGTGTTCCGATGATCCATGAAAACACGGTTTATGTGGGCTCTCCGGTGAACGGAGCTTATGAGGCACTGGATCTTGCGACCGGGAAGCTTCTCTGGAGATGGAGCCGGATCAAGGCTGCCCGGGGTGCTCCGACATTTTATAAAAACAGACTGTTTATTTCGGGGGAAGATATCCTTTACATGCTTGATCCCCGTACGGGAAAAGAAACGGGCTCAGTGAAAATCGGTGGTCGCATGGGGATTGTCAGTCCGACCATTGTCGGGGGAACAGCCTATCTGGCGAATACCTGGGACTGGATTGTCGCTGTGCCTGTCGGAAAATTTGTCAATCCATAA
- a CDS encoding IS1634 family transposase: MEENRLLSQVRRIDHLGIVSGVARKIRLVEIIDRMIPPAPQRGVTAGEAVLALVLNGLGFVSRPLYLTPAYFETKPVGTLIRSGLTEEDLNEFTLGRALDDLHEAGLSALFLHLASSAVGLSERGTTFFHLDSTSFTLSGRYPQSEAREDEEAEDEGEPAVIRITHGFSKDHRPDLKQFVLNMITLHKSRIPIWVEALDGNTVDKTSFSRTIQSFLQQVQGAETPMLFVADSALYTKKTIGELSGKIQWVTRVPETVGLVRHLLSEVPLEAFRPGGEDLPGIRFCEVGTTFGGIPQRWILVYSQTSREREEKTLSRAVSREKKALEASLRALSQTVFSCSEDARTAWEEIFGKARYHRASECVVSEETGHVRSGRPKKDAKPEIQGYRISGSFEPDPEGIDRELHRKGFFVIASNHLDDKALPAPEMIALYKSQGTSIEPGFRFYKDPLFFADAFFLKSEKRIMALTVVMGIALLIYSLAEEELRRTLKTLKGSVPDQKKKPTSRPTMRWIFQLVEGINWMPSRGDPAGAIWMKEVQKKIISFFSPEVKAIYGVP; this comes from the coding sequence GTGGAAGAAAATAGACTCTTATCGCAGGTTCGCCGGATCGACCATCTGGGGATCGTCTCGGGTGTGGCTCGGAAGATCCGTCTGGTGGAGATCATCGACCGGATGATTCCGCCGGCTCCCCAGCGGGGTGTGACAGCAGGAGAGGCGGTCCTGGCCCTGGTGTTGAACGGCCTAGGCTTCGTCAGTCGTCCTCTCTATCTGACTCCGGCCTACTTCGAGACGAAGCCGGTGGGAACGCTGATTCGTTCGGGACTGACGGAAGAAGACCTCAACGAGTTCACCCTGGGCCGGGCTTTGGATGATCTGCACGAAGCGGGGCTCTCCGCGCTCTTCCTGCACCTGGCCAGTTCCGCCGTGGGGTTGTCGGAGAGAGGAACCACCTTCTTCCACCTCGATTCGACCTCTTTCACGCTCTCCGGACGGTATCCGCAGAGCGAAGCCCGGGAGGACGAAGAGGCGGAGGATGAGGGGGAACCGGCCGTGATTCGGATCACCCATGGGTTCTCGAAGGATCACCGTCCGGATCTGAAGCAGTTCGTGCTCAATATGATCACCCTGCACAAGAGCCGGATCCCGATCTGGGTGGAAGCCCTGGATGGGAACACCGTCGACAAGACCAGCTTCTCCCGGACGATCCAGTCCTTCCTGCAGCAGGTCCAGGGAGCGGAGACTCCCATGCTCTTCGTAGCCGACAGCGCCCTCTACACCAAGAAGACGATCGGAGAGCTGTCAGGCAAGATCCAGTGGGTCACGCGGGTACCCGAGACGGTTGGTCTAGTCCGCCACCTGCTGTCGGAGGTTCCTCTCGAGGCCTTCCGTCCGGGAGGAGAGGATCTTCCGGGGATCCGATTCTGCGAGGTGGGAACCACCTTCGGAGGCATTCCTCAGCGATGGATCCTGGTCTACTCCCAGACGTCCCGGGAGCGGGAGGAGAAGACGCTGTCTCGAGCGGTGTCCCGGGAAAAGAAAGCGCTAGAGGCCTCCCTGCGCGCTCTGTCCCAGACGGTCTTCTCCTGTTCGGAGGATGCCAGGACCGCCTGGGAGGAGATCTTTGGAAAAGCCCGGTACCACCGGGCCTCCGAATGCGTCGTGTCCGAGGAAACGGGCCATGTCCGTTCCGGACGTCCCAAAAAGGACGCGAAACCGGAGATTCAGGGGTACCGGATCTCGGGATCCTTTGAGCCGGATCCCGAAGGGATCGATCGGGAGCTCCATCGCAAAGGGTTCTTTGTCATTGCCTCAAACCATCTGGATGACAAGGCCCTGCCCGCCCCGGAGATGATCGCGCTCTACAAGTCCCAGGGAACCTCGATTGAACCGGGGTTCCGCTTCTACAAAGATCCGCTCTTCTTTGCGGACGCGTTCTTCCTTAAGAGCGAGAAGCGCATCATGGCCCTGACGGTGGTCATGGGGATCGCCCTCTTGATCTACTCCCTGGCCGAAGAGGAGCTGCGCCGAACCCTCAAGACCCTGAAGGGGTCTGTTCCGGATCAGAAGAAGAAGCCGACCAGTCGCCCCACGATGCGCTGGATCTTCCAGTTGGTGGAGGGCATAAACTGGATGCCCTCCAGAGGGGATCCCGCCGGGGCGATCTGGATGAAGGAGGTGCAGAAAAAGATCATCTCCTTCTTCTCCCCGGAGGTGAAAGCGATCTACGGCGTTCCCTGA
- a CDS encoding tyrosine-type recombinase/integrase: MSGSPSSGLRREEQFSLEWSNIDLKNKVLTIPRSKHGDTRHVPLSYEAIEILKAIHVEMALMSPWCFPPHNQTTQSMHRIFTRGSIFPLSNRLKSKGSSDIPSVIPVHPLSS, encoded by the coding sequence TTGTCCGGTTCGCCATCCTCAGGTCTCCGACGCGAGGAACAATTCTCCCTCGAATGGTCAAATATCGATCTGAAGAACAAGGTCTTGACCATCCCGCGCTCCAAACATGGGGACACGCGCCATGTCCCTCTTTCCTATGAAGCCATTGAGATATTGAAGGCGATCCATGTGGAGATGGCCCTCATGAGCCCGTGGTGCTTCCCTCCACATAACCAGACCACCCAATCGATGCACAGAATTTTTACAAGAGGATCTATTTTCCCGCTCTCGAATCGGCTGAAATCAAAGGGGTCGTCTGACATACCCTCCGTCATACCTGTGCATCCCCTCTCGTCATAG
- the purN gene encoding phosphoribosylglycinamide formyltransferase: MTDPSDQRGKDSLGASRKLRLALFASGSGTNAEAIIKACQKGELGPLPLVDPVVIVCDKPGARVLDRARELGVPALLFPSKDFSSRESHEKAILTELSRLDVEAIALAGYMRIIGKALIEAFPGKILNIHPSLLPSFPGMAAHRQAIDYGVRFTGVTVHIVDEGMDTGPIILQKVAPILEGDTEEILSERMRPLEHQAYIEAISHLSKGTMRIVGRKVILGESQSGG, translated from the coding sequence ATGACCGATCCTTCTGATCAGAGGGGAAAAGACAGTTTGGGAGCGTCCAGAAAACTTCGTCTGGCTCTTTTTGCCTCCGGTTCGGGAACGAATGCTGAAGCGATCATCAAGGCCTGCCAAAAAGGAGAACTTGGACCACTTCCGCTGGTCGATCCTGTCGTTATTGTCTGCGACAAGCCTGGTGCTCGTGTTCTTGACCGGGCGAGGGAGCTTGGTGTTCCGGCACTCCTCTTTCCATCGAAGGATTTTTCTTCTCGAGAGAGCCATGAAAAGGCCATTCTGACAGAGCTCTCCAGGCTGGATGTCGAGGCGATTGCTCTTGCAGGCTATATGCGCATTATCGGGAAAGCTCTTATTGAAGCTTTTCCCGGAAAGATCCTCAATATCCATCCATCCCTTCTTCCAAGCTTTCCGGGAATGGCGGCACATCGGCAGGCCATCGACTACGGTGTCCGTTTTACGGGGGTTACCGTACACATTGTGGATGAGGGAATGGACACTGGTCCCATTATTCTTCAAAAGGTGGCACCGATCCTGGAAGGAGATACCGAGGAAATCCTTTCGGAGAGGATGAGACCCCTGGAGCATCAGGCCTATATTGAAGCGATTTCCCATTTATCGAAAGGGACAATGCGTATTGTTGGACGGAAGGTAATTCTGGGGGAATCTCAATCGGGGGGATGA
- the purM gene encoding phosphoribosylformylglycinamidine cyclo-ligase yields MGEKSGEEHYEKAGVSIDRGNKWVDAIKPLAASTNRKGVVSGVGGFAGLFRPDWKQYEDPILLSGTDGVGTKLKVAEWANRHDSIGIDLVAMCVNDIVVMGAEPLYFLDYYASGRLDLSSGKAILEGIAEGCRQAGAALLGGETAEMPGVYPPGGYDLAGFAVGIADRKKIVDGKKLEPGHAVYGIASTGVHSNGFSLVRKILIEDGGIRPQDRVPFDPEKTWADLLLAPTRIYVSLVLELLRRFSVTGLVHVTGGGITENVPRILPATMSARINPRAWPRPALFSDLQERGAVTSREMFRVFNMGIGLVIMIPPSEKELFEKYLSEKGESWYLLGEIIPGGGEVVYDRSF; encoded by the coding sequence TTGGGCGAAAAAAGCGGGGAAGAGCATTATGAGAAGGCCGGCGTATCGATCGATCGGGGAAATAAGTGGGTTGATGCGATAAAACCATTGGCTGCCTCGACAAACCGAAAGGGGGTTGTGTCGGGTGTTGGCGGTTTTGCGGGGCTTTTCAGACCTGACTGGAAGCAGTATGAGGATCCCATCCTGCTCTCGGGAACCGATGGTGTCGGTACGAAACTCAAGGTTGCCGAGTGGGCAAATCGCCATGATTCGATCGGGATAGATCTGGTCGCCATGTGTGTTAATGATATCGTCGTCATGGGAGCCGAGCCGCTCTATTTTCTGGACTATTATGCTTCAGGAAGGCTCGATCTCTCTTCGGGAAAGGCTATCCTTGAAGGAATTGCGGAAGGATGCCGGCAGGCAGGTGCTGCTCTTCTGGGTGGGGAAACCGCCGAGATGCCAGGTGTTTATCCGCCGGGTGGATATGACCTTGCTGGTTTTGCCGTGGGAATTGCAGACCGAAAGAAAATCGTCGATGGAAAAAAGCTTGAGCCTGGACACGCTGTTTATGGCATCGCATCGACCGGTGTGCACTCCAACGGGTTTTCTCTTGTCCGCAAGATTCTGATCGAGGATGGGGGCATCAGGCCCCAGGACCGGGTTCCGTTTGATCCGGAGAAGACCTGGGCAGATCTTCTTTTGGCCCCGACCCGTATTTATGTTTCTCTGGTTCTCGAGCTCCTTCGCCGTTTTTCTGTTACAGGTCTCGTCCATGTGACGGGCGGCGGAATTACGGAAAATGTTCCCCGAATTCTTCCAGCGACGATGTCTGCAAGAATCAATCCCCGAGCCTGGCCTCGTCCGGCACTTTTCTCCGATCTGCAGGAGCGGGGGGCGGTCACTTCACGGGAGATGTTTCGGGTTTTCAACATGGGAATCGGTCTTGTCATCATGATCCCTCCCTCGGAAAAAGAATTGTTTGAGAAATACCTCTCGGAGAAGGGGGAGTCCTGGTATTTGCTTGGTGAAATCATTCCTGGCGGGGGAGAAGTGGTTTATGACCGATCCTTCTGA
- a CDS encoding PorV/PorQ family protein, protein MKNTLISPKKWLLSLPGIIGAFMLGAFGVTSAWAAPSGLAGTALFEQNPFLYQGTIPLGMGGAFTAVADDENAVFYNPAGLDNIQTSSFKLINITADMTYPDFLNMYNSFKSDTNLSGTAQTAAFINTFNTYAGQSLYARVGDYSNYTTHDFSIGLLTNNQVMASANPVVTTNNLASIATLSDTGVVVSGAYGFMDHHLQIGGTLMGLEQYFLDIPELSAAQASSSGSSILTKNMTNGFGLDANLGAIYHFDLPLNPTIGATIQNIGSADFGAGGNIPEIINAGVGLDPDIGFGRLLFDIDYDDVGNYLYYTGDSLWLHTHMGIQYQFPEILTLSAGMYQGYPTVGVGVDLWAVEVNATYYTEEAGVVPGQSPDHIISLQVAFGWM, encoded by the coding sequence ATGAAAAACACTCTTATCAGCCCAAAAAAATGGCTCCTCTCGCTTCCCGGAATCATCGGAGCGTTCATGCTGGGAGCCTTCGGGGTCACTTCCGCTTGGGCGGCACCCAGCGGTCTTGCGGGAACCGCACTGTTCGAGCAAAACCCCTTCCTCTACCAGGGAACGATCCCGCTCGGAATGGGCGGAGCATTCACGGCCGTCGCCGATGATGAAAATGCCGTTTTCTATAACCCGGCCGGCCTCGACAATATCCAGACATCCTCTTTCAAGCTGATCAACATAACCGCTGACATGACCTATCCCGATTTTCTGAATATGTACAATTCCTTTAAAAGTGATACGAACCTCTCCGGAACAGCACAGACCGCGGCATTCATCAACACGTTCAACACCTATGCCGGCCAATCTCTCTATGCCCGTGTGGGAGACTACTCAAACTATACAACCCATGATTTTTCCATCGGCCTTCTCACGAACAACCAGGTCATGGCAAGTGCCAACCCTGTCGTCACGACAAACAACCTGGCCTCGATCGCAACCCTTTCCGACACAGGAGTGGTCGTCTCCGGAGCCTATGGATTCATGGACCATCATCTCCAGATTGGTGGAACGCTCATGGGACTTGAGCAGTACTTCCTGGACATTCCCGAGCTTTCAGCCGCCCAGGCCTCTTCCAGCGGCAGCAGCATCCTGACCAAAAACATGACCAACGGATTTGGACTTGATGCCAATCTCGGAGCGATCTATCACTTCGACCTTCCCCTGAATCCGACCATCGGCGCAACCATCCAGAACATCGGATCGGCGGATTTCGGAGCCGGAGGAAACATCCCCGAAATCATCAATGCCGGAGTCGGCCTCGATCCTGATATCGGATTCGGAAGGCTTCTCTTCGACATCGACTATGATGATGTGGGAAACTATCTTTACTACACAGGAGACTCCCTCTGGCTTCATACCCATATGGGAATCCAGTACCAGTTTCCCGAGATTCTCACTCTTTCCGCCGGAATGTACCAGGGATATCCCACCGTGGGAGTCGGAGTCGACCTCTGGGCCGTAGAGGTCAATGCCACCTACTACACCGAAGAGGCCGGAGTCGTTCCGGGACAGAGCCCAGATCATATAATTTCGCTTCAGGTGGCCTTTGGCTGGATGTAA
- a CDS encoding GNAT family N-acetyltransferase, which yields MKQSLSFEQAAKSDIPDLLELLKILFEIENEFRYDPERQAAGLHLLIDSDHSVVFLCREEKINRILAMATVQLLISTSEGGLSAQIEDVVVLPDSRRMGIGTELLAQCQAWAIEHGALRMQLSADDRNLGAKKFYIRNGWFRSAMRIFRKGVFQNSEGR from the coding sequence ATGAAACAGTCACTTTCGTTCGAACAAGCCGCAAAAAGCGACATTCCTGACCTCTTGGAGCTTCTCAAGATCCTCTTTGAAATTGAAAATGAGTTCCGATACGATCCCGAAAGACAAGCGGCAGGACTGCACCTCCTGATCGATTCGGACCATTCGGTGGTTTTTCTTTGCCGGGAAGAGAAGATCAACCGGATTCTCGCAATGGCAACGGTTCAACTTCTGATATCGACCTCTGAAGGCGGGCTGTCGGCCCAGATCGAAGATGTCGTGGTTCTTCCTGATTCCAGAAGAATGGGGATTGGAACTGAGCTACTTGCACAATGCCAAGCCTGGGCCATCGAACACGGAGCCCTCAGGATGCAACTTTCTGCAGATGACCGGAACCTCGGAGCAAAAAAGTTCTACATTCGAAACGGGTGGTTCCGCTCCGCAATGCGGATTTTCCGAAAGGGGGTTTTCCAGAACAGCGAGGGAAGATAA
- the rnc gene encoding ribonuclease III: MTPRYSTQRSLNELESALNYRFGKIDLLQDALTHKSYMADPRQGRQSNNERLEFLGDTVLGLVIAEHLMSTHPDYPEGTLSKFKGRIVSEPSLAEISRTLDIGSYLRVGKGEELTQGREKSSILADALEAVIAAIYLDGGLAAARAFILTHFKKAIETTVSVASILDYKTDLQEYCQRELEILPQYEIVAQRGPDHQKEFDVQVLIRGRSYGEGSGRSKKEAEQKAAQAALARLARTTRDL; encoded by the coding sequence TTGACTCCCCGATACTCAACCCAGAGAAGTCTCAATGAGCTTGAGTCCGCACTCAACTATCGTTTCGGGAAGATTGATCTTCTGCAGGATGCTCTTACCCACAAGTCGTATATGGCGGATCCACGCCAGGGTCGTCAATCCAATAACGAACGTCTCGAGTTTTTAGGGGATACTGTCCTCGGGTTGGTCATAGCGGAACATCTCATGTCCACCCACCCGGACTATCCTGAGGGAACCCTTTCAAAGTTCAAGGGCCGCATCGTCTCGGAACCGTCACTGGCGGAGATTTCCCGTACTCTGGATATCGGATCCTACCTGCGTGTCGGAAAAGGGGAGGAACTGACTCAGGGGCGAGAAAAAAGCTCGATTCTTGCCGATGCACTGGAAGCCGTTATTGCCGCAATCTATCTCGACGGGGGACTGGCTGCGGCAAGGGCATTTATCCTGACCCACTTCAAGAAGGCGATCGAGACGACGGTATCAGTTGCCTCCATTCTGGATTACAAGACGGACCTTCAGGAGTATTGCCAAAGGGAGCTTGAAATCCTTCCCCAATACGAGATCGTCGCCCAGCGTGGTCCCGACCATCAGAAGGAGTTTGATGTGCAGGTCCTGATTCGGGGCAGGTCTTATGGGGAGGGAAGCGGCAGGTCCAAAAAGGAGGCTGAGCAAAAAGCGGCTCAGGCGGCCTTGGCCCGTCTTGCTCGAACTACCCGGGACCTTTAG
- the fabF gene encoding beta-ketoacyl-ACP synthase II, translated as MSGSGHRRVVVTGMGMLSPLGNSVSETWKNLLAGRSGIGPITRFDSTGFPVTFAGEVRGFEPSDWTDRKEVKKMDLFILYALAAAKMAFNDSGLVVTDQNRDRMGVYVGSGIGGLSGIEHYHSALLEGGPRKVSPFFIPMVIINLASGQIGIHLNLAGPNSCAVSACATGTHCIGDAMHIIRRGDADVMLAGGTESAICDLTIAGFASSKALSTRNDDPATASRPFDRDRDGFVLSEGAGVVVLEEYEHARKRGARIYGEILGYGLTGDAYHITSPPEDANGAVRCMEMALNMAGIPKDQVTHINAHATSTFADKLETFAIKKVFGDHSRKLTVSATKSMTGHLLGGAGGIESIFCLMAINEKVVPPTMNIVNQDPDCDLDYVANEARQMPVRYALKNSFGFGGTNAALVFGSVDS; from the coding sequence ATGTCAGGCTCCGGGCACCGGCGGGTCGTTGTCACCGGGATGGGAATGCTGTCTCCTCTGGGCAATTCTGTTTCCGAGACATGGAAAAACCTTCTGGCCGGGCGCTCGGGGATCGGTCCGATCACCCGGTTTGACAGCACCGGTTTTCCGGTGACCTTTGCCGGGGAGGTTCGGGGCTTTGAACCATCGGACTGGACCGATCGAAAAGAAGTCAAGAAAATGGATCTCTTTATTCTCTATGCCCTTGCTGCCGCAAAGATGGCCTTTAACGATTCCGGTCTTGTGGTTACAGATCAAAATCGGGATCGGATGGGTGTCTATGTTGGTTCCGGCATCGGAGGTCTTTCGGGTATCGAGCATTATCACTCGGCTCTTCTGGAAGGTGGTCCAAGGAAAGTCTCTCCATTTTTTATTCCCATGGTCATTATCAATCTGGCCTCGGGCCAGATCGGTATCCATTTGAATCTTGCTGGTCCGAATTCCTGTGCGGTCAGCGCCTGTGCAACCGGAACGCATTGCATTGGCGACGCGATGCATATTATCCGCAGGGGAGATGCCGATGTCATGCTGGCAGGCGGGACCGAATCAGCGATATGTGATTTGACGATTGCAGGATTTGCCTCATCAAAAGCCCTTTCCACCCGAAATGATGATCCTGCGACCGCTTCCAGGCCTTTTGACAGGGACAGGGACGGATTTGTTCTCTCTGAAGGGGCCGGTGTGGTGGTCCTTGAGGAGTACGAGCATGCCCGCAAGAGGGGTGCCCGTATTTACGGTGAAATTCTGGGCTACGGTCTGACCGGAGATGCCTACCATATCACCTCACCGCCGGAAGATGCCAATGGAGCTGTCCGTTGTATGGAGATGGCCCTCAATATGGCAGGGATACCCAAAGATCAGGTGACCCACATCAATGCCCATGCAACATCCACCTTCGCCGACAAACTGGAAACTTTTGCCATCAAGAAAGTTTTTGGGGACCATAGCAGGAAGCTGACAGTCAGCGCCACAAAGTCGATGACTGGCCATCTTTTGGGGGGTGCCGGCGGGATCGAGAGCATTTTTTGTCTGATGGCGATCAATGAAAAAGTTGTTCCCCCCACTATGAACATTGTGAACCAGGATCCGGATTGCGATCTGGATTATGTCGCCAATGAAGCCAGACAGATGCCAGTCCGTTATGCATTGAAAAACTCTTTTGGGTTTGGCGGGACAAATGCGGCGCTGGTTTTTGGCAGTGTCGATTCATAG
- the acpP gene encoding acyl carrier protein, translating to MAIDERVKKIISEQLGVEMSEVQPESHFVEDLGADSLDTVELVMALEEEFGIEIPDEDAEKIATVQSAVDYISERV from the coding sequence ATGGCTATTGATGAGCGCGTAAAAAAAATTATCTCGGAGCAACTTGGTGTCGAGATGAGTGAAGTTCAGCCGGAATCCCATTTTGTCGAGGATCTGGGTGCCGATTCCCTCGATACTGTTGAGTTGGTCATGGCTCTTGAGGAAGAGTTCGGAATTGAAATTCCTGATGAGGATGCGGAAAAGATTGCAACTGTCCAGAGTGCAGTCGACTATATCAGCGAGCGGGTTTGA
- the fabG gene encoding 3-oxoacyl-[acyl-carrier-protein] reductase has translation MAFVRSTGVLMRSPFDLSGKVSLVTGAARGIGLSTALALHAAGAHVYFGVRSENVELAEMIKGLSGRGEQLLMDVSDPDSISHGVETLLNRSGRIDILVNNAGIVRDGLMVRMKDEDFLSVIETNLVGPFRLMRQVLRPMMKERFGRIISISSVVGTTGNPGQANYAASKGGLVAMSKSVALEVASRGITVNVVAPGFTETDMTRELPDKVREGALSRIPAGRFGLSSEVAAAVVYLASAEAGYVTGQTIHVNGGIALV, from the coding sequence GTGGCTTTCGTCAGATCGACCGGGGTCCTTATGAGGAGTCCCTTTGATCTGAGCGGTAAGGTTTCACTGGTGACCGGAGCTGCCCGGGGAATCGGTCTCTCAACGGCATTGGCCCTTCATGCCGCCGGGGCTCATGTCTATTTCGGTGTTCGCTCCGAAAACGTTGAGCTTGCGGAAATGATAAAAGGTCTTTCCGGAAGGGGAGAGCAACTGCTTATGGATGTATCGGATCCCGATTCGATCAGCCATGGAGTTGAGACTCTCTTGAATCGTTCCGGGCGCATTGATATTCTTGTGAACAATGCCGGGATCGTCAGGGATGGTCTGATGGTCCGGATGAAAGACGAGGATTTCCTTTCCGTGATCGAGACCAACCTCGTCGGCCCTTTCCGGTTGATGAGGCAGGTTCTTCGCCCCATGATGAAGGAGAGATTCGGACGGATCATCTCCATTTCTTCCGTTGTTGGAACGACAGGCAATCCGGGACAGGCCAATTATGCCGCGTCTAAGGGCGGGCTTGTGGCCATGTCGAAAAGTGTCGCTCTGGAGGTTGCATCTCGTGGAATTACGGTGAATGTGGTGGCACCGGGGTTTACCGAGACGGACATGACCAGGGAACTCCCGGACAAGGTTCGTGAGGGTGCTCTCTCGCGGATTCCCGCAGGGAGATTTGGATTGTCATCGGAAGTGGCTGCTGCCGTTGTGTATCTCGCCAGCGCGGAAGCCGGTTATGTGACAGGACAGACGATTCATGTCAATGGCGGAATCGCTCTCGTCTGA